gtccatcgcagggcaacacagatacacacaggacaaacaaccatgcacatatttgttcacacctaagggcaatttagagagaccaactgCGCAACCATGCAGcccctatacaggtccttctcaaaatattagcatattgtgataaagttcattattttccataatgtcatgatgaaaatttaacattcatatattttagattcattgcacactaactgaaatatttcaggtcttttattgtcttaatacggatgattttggcatacagctcatgaaaacccaaaattcctatctcacaaaattagcatatttcatccgaccaataaaataagtatttttaatacaaaacacgtcaaccttcaaataatcatgtacagttatgcactcaatacttggtcgggaatccttttgcagaaatgactgcttcaatgtggcgtggcatggaggcaatcagcctgtggcactgctgaggtcttatggaggcccgggatgctttgatagcggcctttagctcatccagagtgttgggtcttgagtctctcaacgttctcttcacaatatcccacagattctctatggggttcaggtcaggagagttggcaggcccattgagcacagtgataccatggtcagtaaaccatttaccagtggttttggcactgtgagcaggtgccaggtcgtgctgaaaaatgaaatcttcatctccataaagcttttcagcagatggaagcatgaagtgctccaaaatctcctgatagctagctgcattgaccctgcccttgataaaacacagtggaccaacaccagcagcagaccatcactgactgtgggtacttgacactggacttctggcattttggcatttccttctccccagtcttcctccagactctggcaccttgatttccgaatgacatgcagaatttgctttcatccgaaaaaagtactttggaccactgagcaacagtccagtgctgcttctctgtagcccaggtcaggcgcttctgccgctgtttgtggttcaaaagtggcctgaccaggggaatgcagcacctgtagcccatttcctgcacatgcctgtgcacggtggctctggatgtttctactccagactcagtccactgcttccgcaggtcccccaaggtctggaatcggcccttctccacaatcttcctcagggtccggtcacctcttctcgttgtgcagcgttttctgccacactttttccttcccacagacttcccactgaggtgccttgatacagcactctgggaacagcctattcgttcagaaatgtctttctgtgtcttaccctcttgcttgagggtgtcaatagtggccttctggacagcagtcaggtcggcagtcttacccatgattggggttttgagtgatgaaccaggctgggagttttaaaggcctcaggaatcttttgcaggtgtttagagttaacttgttgattcagatgattaggttcatagctcgtttagagacccttttaatgatatgctaattttgtgagataggaattttgggttttcatgagctgtatgccaaaatcatccgtattaagacaataaaagacctgaaatatttcagttagtgtgcaatgaatctaaaatatatgaatgttaaattttcatcattacattatggaaaataatgaactttatcacaatatgctaatattttgagaaggaccggtATATAAatgattttgatttgttttatacatttttaagtaCTGCATTGCAAAGGGACTCCATCagtgtgattaaaaaaatcCTGCTCATGGCCCTACTGGTTTTGACCCATTTGGTAGGTGAGAGCTTTCAGATAAACTGCGGATTACATGTAATGGGCCACCGACTGTACAATTGGCATCCTAACACTGGTACACAAAGATAAGATTTTCTGTACATCCTGAATGTTGGCTGTGTCCCTGTGCCCTGACTGGAACTGAACCAAGCTGAAGATGGGTACACATGGAGATCAGCCCATACACGAGGCTTTGGCTGACCTTGTAACTCCAAACAGAAGCTTAATGTGTCTGTTTGTCACCAGGGTGTATCATTGCTACCGGACTAGCAAGGCAGCTTTTTAAGATGATGTGGTATTGTAGAGAAGATGGATCCAGATTTAGATGAGACTCAGCGCTTTTATTGTGTAGCACACCTCATTAATATTTGTGTGACAGTTTAAACACACCAGGAAATGATGAAGCAGTGAAATATAACAGCAGAACTTCCAGAAATTCTTAAAATAGTATGAAGAAATACTTTAAGTGAAAGCAGTAAGGTAGTACTTTAGAAATAGCATAGAATTATTGATAAATTCACTTTGCATCTGCATGTTTCTCCTTTGAATAATGTGCTTTTTTGCAAAGTTATGCAGTTTATTATTATAGCTGCTAACaaagatttttaaatatttagtcaAATCCAGAAATGAGACTCATCACTGCAAAGAgacactgttttttatttttatttcaaactaaCCAGTTTAAATGTGCAAATGTCATGATAAAATGAAATGGGGAGTTATTTCAGTTCAACTTGATGTTTTAAGACGCCATACTTTGTTGTCTGTGCAGTAAATTGCACAACACATTTTACTAATATCACATCCCATTCAAGCTCATTAATCAATTAAACTCAAGCATCTGTTTTTCAGGATGGCAATAGTTATTTTGTTGACACAtgcaaaagcagttttcaataACCTCACACCTTGTTTACTAAAGTGCAAGGCTAACATTAACATGTTTTCTCTCTGCTTTGATATTACTCATTGATACTCTGTGTTGATCCAGGTACGCCTGTGCATGCAGTGCTTTCAGAAAAACTTGTTCCTGCATTTACAAACTTTACTTTGAACATCATCATTTTATAAATCAGCATTTCAGCTGAGCACCTTTCGTATATACCAAAAGCTGTCTGGACACAATCTGTACAGCAGGTCTCATAAATCAGACAGAAAGTGAACATCACTGCAAAGAGGGAAAACCTAGATTCTTTAGAGAAACTAAATAGCCTAATGTGAACAGCTTCTAATACAGTTTTGTTAGTCATgcacatgtaaaataaaataaaatacatgccCTTTCAATTTCCCtctttgcattatttgttttcttgccATCTTCTGCCCTAATGTCCCTTTTACATGCTTAACTGTCCATATATACACTTTCTTGATTTGGATGCAATAATGTTTCTTTAGTTAAAGCGAGGCTTGCCAGAACCCACTTCAAATGCCATTAGTGTCATTATGTTAAATTGCTATGGGATGCTCACTGAAGTTTGTCATTCAACAATAAATTAAAGCACAAATTACACCTAGTGCAACCCTAAGGTATCATGGGCGTAAAGTTTCAAAGACAACAATCAGGTAAAGGCTACATCAatgaaaaacaatggaaaacaGTTTAATGAGCTTGGTCTAATTGCATGCTGTACTGGTATATGTACTGGCAAACTGGTCAGTGAGGTCCAACAGTTAACATTTTAGGTGAAAAATATCAGGTTCGGCAACCATAGGCAGTAAATAGTAGATTTTAAACCTGTTTATGATGTTTTTTGGAACATTTATATCCTGGAAATGAGGCAGCAGCTCTTTAATTCTAACTAAATCTGGCCATATCAGATTACTGGGTCTCTGATCTGTTTTTCGAGTGAAAaagcagatttcttttttctggAAGCAGCAGCTATAGCGCTACTTGTACCACAGCAACTGTGTATTAGGTTGAAGACCAATTACCCTCTTGTCAGAGGGAACCTGGGTCTCTGCCACCCGCATAATATTTTAACTGTaatgaatctgtttttactCAACCTATGGCCCACCCACGCCCTCCCTTCATTTAATAATGTGCTGCTTCATTTCTTGAACACAACTGAGCTTATCTAATTTAATTTCCGCTTCCTGTGTCTTCTAGCTCTGTATCCATCTGCACACAGGATAAAGCGTGGGGCATATTCCCTGATTAACCCCACATTCCTGCGCTCGGAGGAGGACACTAAACTGCTTTTTGAGGTCAGTTTAGATCTTCAGAGAGCCTCAGTCATTCTTTGGTAGAAATCCGTTTTGTGAGGATGAGCATTTCATGTGCAACCATTGCTGCTAATCATTAGCAGCGATGTGAAATATGTGCTTATCCAAACACTTCCTGACAGGGATAAAAGGAATTTTGATTGATACCTGATGTCTTCAGCACACTTCCCATTTAGGTAAAGTGGTATGGTTTTGATCTAATTTTGAATCCAGTTTGTCTCTTTTTCTGCAGATTCTTCTTGCAGGAATGCAGATTCCAGGCGAGGATCACCCCCTCCTGATCCCAGATGAGGAGCTGGCCTCGCTACGAAGTGTGAAAAAATTGGAAGTGATCTGTGAGGACGTGCTGCCAAAGAAGCTTTCTGATATCCGTCGTCTGATGGCAGACCTGGCCCCGAGGTGGCAGCCTCTCAACTGGCAGGACTTTGAGAGAACGGTGCTGACTTTAGTCTATACCTCACAGATGCTTGCTCAAATTAATAACCAGCACCAAAAAGAGCTGTGGATGGACACGCTTGTGCAACTGGCCCAAGCTGTTCAACATGACCTCAGACCCTCCTGAGAAAAACTCAAAGCTTCAATTTCAACAATTCTAAATCTATACCTAAGCATTTTACtggtttatataatatttaccCTGTGAGTACAGATTTCCAGTTG
This portion of the Girardinichthys multiradiatus isolate DD_20200921_A chromosome 17, DD_fGirMul_XY1, whole genome shotgun sequence genome encodes:
- the LOC124882770 gene encoding protein FAM180A isoform X1, with protein sequence MAWRWWALLTVVNLASLQGAARHHRKALYPSAHRIKRGAYSLINPTFLRSEEDTKLLFEILLAGMQIPGEDHPLLIPDEELASLRSVKKLEVICEDVLPKKLSDIRRLMADLAPRWQPLNWQDFERTVLTLVYTSQMLAQINNQHQKELWMDTLVQLAQAVQHDLRPS
- the LOC124882770 gene encoding protein FAM180A isoform X2; the encoded protein is MESEHNNKQIKNNALYPSAHRIKRGAYSLINPTFLRSEEDTKLLFEILLAGMQIPGEDHPLLIPDEELASLRSVKKLEVICEDVLPKKLSDIRRLMADLAPRWQPLNWQDFERTVLTLVYTSQMLAQINNQHQKELWMDTLVQLAQAVQHDLRPS